Below is a window of Cryobacterium sp. PAMC25264 DNA.
CGGATCTGCTCGAAGGGCGGGGTGGTGGAGCTTGGGTCGATGAGCAGTCTCATGGCCGGGCCTGATCTGGCGAGGCAGTGACGGCCTGTGCCGAAGCCCGCAGCTGTGCCGCCACCGCGGGCCACAGTCGCGTGAGGTAGTGCGGAATCGGGTTCGCGAACGCCAACCACAGGGCTAACCAGACGAGAGCCAGCGCGAAGACAAGGAGGGCCACCGAGGCGGCCAGGGAGATGATTCGCCCGGCGCCCTGTGCGTCGGCCGACGCGGCGCTCATGGTTTGCAAGACCGTAATGACGCTGCAGACCGCTCCGACCGCCGGTGCCTGCGCGAAGGCACGCAAGGTCAGGCTCCGAAGCGCGTCGGACCACGCCAGCTCTATGTCGTCCCTGGCCGGCTGCCCTGTCTGGAGGACGCGCATGGTCAGAATCCGGCCTGTCACCGCTGACGTGAGCGCGATGAGCCAGATCGCAGCACCGGGCCACCACAGGGCCCCAAGGTCGGCGCCTGCGAAGGCTGCGTCCGGGTTTGCGAGGATCACAACGGCCATGCCGACCAGAGCGACGCCGCTGAAGCCGAGAAGCGCAGGGCCGCACCAGCGATCTACGGTGGAAAGGTAGTCCGCGCGCGTGGGCGTGGGGGTTCGAGCCAGGCGAGGACGATTGCCGAGTGAGACAAGTGCCGATCTGGATTCCGCCACGGCAGCACCGAGCGCGGCGCCCAGGCCCGTGAGCACGACGAGCAGCAGGGGCGCGGAGGCGGCGCCGTCCGCCGTGACGGGCAGCGTCAGAAGCACGGCCGCGGCAACGATCAGCGCGATGACTGTGCCGATCAATATTGAGCGAGTACGGGCTCGGATGCGGGCGACCAAGACGGGTTCAACCTCGGGAGTGATTGCCAGTCCGGCTCGGCGAGCCGTCTCACGTAACGCGCGAGCGCTCACTTTCGTCGTGCGGAGAGCCAGCCAACCGAACACGATCAGCATCACGCCACAGACGACAAGCACGGTGATCTTGTAGTAGTCCACGGGATCCTCTTTTGTTTGACGTTTGTACCAAGCTAACAAGCCGGGTCAGAGGCGTCAAGGGCCCGTGGCGCTACTCCGCGCCGCGGTGGATCAGCCGGGTGAGCACTATCGCGCTGCGGGTGTGATCGACGTTGGGCGCCAGGCGCACCTTCTCCAGTGCAGCCTCGAGCCCCGGGATATCCCGGGCCCGGATGTGCACAATGGCATCGGCGCTGCCGGTCACCGTGCCGGCGTCCACGACCTCCGGAACACCGGAGAGGATGCGCAGTAGCTCGTCGGGAGCGACGGTTCCGCGGCAGAACAGCTCCACATAGGCCTCGGTGCTCATCCCGTCGATCGACGGATCGACCTGGATCGTGAAGCCGCGGATCACCTTGTCGGCGACGAGCTTGTCCACCCGGCGCTTGACGGCCGAGGCGGACAGCCCCACCACGGAGCCGATATCGCCGTAGCCGGCCCGCGCGTTCTGGCGGAGGAGGTCGAGAATGCCGCGATCGAGGTTGTCCATCCCTCGAGTCTACGCGTCGAACTTGCGCCCTTTCCCTGCGAAACGCGTGTTACATGCGCGGATTCGCAGGAAACGTCGATTCATGCTGTGTGAGACTGGAACCGGCGTCCCTGCATGACCGGTCCCACCGGTCGCGCCGGGCTCTCGAGAGCGACCTGGTCCGCCACCCACCCGCGTTCCGTCCAGGCCTGGCCGACGGACCGCCAACAGAGGAGCTCCCGTGTCACTTGATGTCGCATCCGCTACCCCGAACGAGTCTGTGCTGCCCGCGCCTGTGACTCGCACGCCGGTCACCCGCACGATCCTGATGTGTAAGCCCGACTACTTCACCGTGGTCTACCGGATCAATCCGTGGATGGACCCGGCGCTGCCCACCGACACGAGCCTCGCCGTCGCCCAGTGGCAGACCCTGTACGACACCTACGTCGGCCTCGGCTTCGACGTGCACCTGATCGACCCGATCGACGGGCTGCCCGACATGGTCTACGCGGCCAACGGAGGCTTCGTCATCGACGGCATCGCCTACGGCGCCAAGTTCACCTACCCCCAGCGGCAGCCCGAAGGCCCGGCCTATATGGACTGGTTCGGCGCCAACGGCTTCGACGTGCGCGAGCCCGTCGAGATCAACGAGGGCGAGGGTGACTTCCTGCTCGTCGGCGATGTGATCCTGGCCGGAACCGGATTCCGCAGTGCGTCGAACAGCCACGAAGAGGTCTCGGCCATTTACGGTCGCCCGGTGATCACCCTCAAGCTGGTCAACCCGAGTTTCTACCACCTCGACACCGCCGTGGCCGTGCTCGATGACACCAACATCGCCTACCTGCCCAGCGCCTTCGACGAGCCGAGCCTGGCGATCCTGCGCGAGCGCTTCCCCGATGCGATCATCGTCACCGAAGAGGATGCCGCCATCCTCGGCCTCAATTCCTACTCCGACGGGTACAACGTCGTGATCGCCGCCCGGGCCAAGGACTTCGAACGTCAACTACGTGAACGCGGTTACAACCCGATCGGTGTGGACCTGTCCGAGTTGCTGCTCGGCGGCGGAGGCGTGAAGTGCTGCACTCTGGAGCTGCGCCGATGAGCGCCCTGACCGACCAGACCGGCCTCACCGCCCAGGTCGGCCTGACCGACCAGTCCGCGGCCATCGCGCTGGAGAACGCCCACGCGGCGCACAACTACCACCCGCTGCCCGTGGTCGTCGCTTCCGGTGATGGCGCCTGGGTCACCGACATCAACGGCAAGCGCTACCTGGACTGCCTCGCGGCGTACTCCGCGGTCAACTTCGGCCACTCCAACCCCGTCCTGCTGGATGCCGCGCGCGCCCAACTCGGGCGCATCACGCTCACCAGCCGCGCCTTCCACAACGACCAGCTGGGCCCCTTCGTCACTGCGCTGGCCAAGCTGGCCGGCAAGGACATGGTGCTGCCGATGAACACCGGCGCCGAAGCCGTGGAATCCGGCATCAAGGTGGCCCGCGCCTGGGGCTACCGGGTGAAGGGCGTTGCGGCGGGGATGGCCAACATCATCGTCGCCGGCGGCAACTTCCACGGCCGCACCACCACCATCATCAGCTTCTCCGACGACGACTCGGCCCGCGCCGACTTCGGCCCGTTCACACCGGGCTTCCGCACGGTGCCCTACGGGGACGCCGCCGCGCTCGAGGCGGCCATCGACGAGAACACCGTGGCCGTGCTGATCGAGCCCATCCAGGGCGAGGCCGGCATCGTGGTGCCACCGGCGGACTACCTGCCCGCGGTGCGGGAGATCACCACCCGGCACAACGTGCTGTTCATCGCCGATGAGATCCAGTCCGGCCTCGGCCGCACCGGCGCCACTTTCGCGGTGGAACTCGCCGGCG
It encodes the following:
- a CDS encoding Lrp/AsnC family transcriptional regulator is translated as MDNLDRGILDLLRQNARAGYGDIGSVVGLSASAVKRRVDKLVADKVIRGFTIQVDPSIDGMSTEAYVELFCRGTVAPDELLRILSGVPEVVDAGTVTGSADAIVHIRARDIPGLEAALEKVRLAPNVDHTRSAIVLTRLIHRGAE
- the ddaH gene encoding dimethylargininase, with protein sequence MCKPDYFTVVYRINPWMDPALPTDTSLAVAQWQTLYDTYVGLGFDVHLIDPIDGLPDMVYAANGGFVIDGIAYGAKFTYPQRQPEGPAYMDWFGANGFDVREPVEINEGEGDFLLVGDVILAGTGFRSASNSHEEVSAIYGRPVITLKLVNPSFYHLDTAVAVLDDTNIAYLPSAFDEPSLAILRERFPDAIIVTEEDAAILGLNSYSDGYNVVIAARAKDFERQLRERGYNPIGVDLSELLLGGGGVKCCTLELRR
- the rocD gene encoding ornithine--oxo-acid transaminase; translated protein: MSALTDQTGLTAQVGLTDQSAAIALENAHAAHNYHPLPVVVASGDGAWVTDINGKRYLDCLAAYSAVNFGHSNPVLLDAARAQLGRITLTSRAFHNDQLGPFVTALAKLAGKDMVLPMNTGAEAVESGIKVARAWGYRVKGVAAGMANIIVAGGNFHGRTTTIISFSDDDSARADFGPFTPGFRTVPYGDAAALEAAIDENTVAVLIEPIQGEAGIVVPPADYLPAVREITTRHNVLFIADEIQSGLGRTGATFAVELAGVVPDLYLLGKALGGGIVPVSAVVGNADILGVLRPGEHGSTFGGNPLAAAVGLAVVNLLATGEYQQRAQDLGAHLHERLLGLVGHGVLEVRGAGLWAGIDIDPALASGRAVCEALMERGVLAKDTHGSTIRLAPPLVVSAEDLDWAVDQLAAVLEEFAA